From the genome of Roseofilum capinflatum BLCC-M114, one region includes:
- the alr gene encoding alanine racemase, which translates to MHNQTSSVNLKWKDSSLPESGLSVPLRERAWVEIDRGAIAHNVRELKQHLSQKCQLMAVVKADAYGHGAIAVAETALEAGASWLGVATIPEGIQLREAGIEAPILILGAVNTPEQIQAIAHWGLQPTLCSAKQALIVSETLSALQQTLTVHLKLDTGMSRLGISWQEGAEFYQRVSHLPYLQIGSVYSHLATADSPDPQIMNQQHQRFEAAIAEIQAMGLPLPKLHLANSAATLCDRTCHYDLVRVGLATYGLYPAPHLQGILNLKPVMQVKARVTQIKTIPAGTGVSYGYQYIAPQDMTIAVVGIGYADGVPRNLSNKLQVGIRGQRIPQVGAITMDQLMLDVSNVQDLQVGEVVTLLGQDGGHQFTADHWATILETISWEILCSFKHRLPRVTR; encoded by the coding sequence ATGCATAATCAAACATCGTCGGTCAACCTGAAATGGAAGGATTCATCGTTACCAGAGAGCGGGCTAAGTGTTCCTTTACGAGAACGGGCTTGGGTGGAAATCGATCGAGGGGCGATCGCCCATAATGTGCGAGAACTGAAACAGCATTTGAGCCAGAAGTGCCAGTTAATGGCGGTTGTGAAAGCTGATGCCTATGGTCATGGGGCGATCGCCGTTGCAGAAACGGCTCTGGAAGCGGGGGCAAGTTGGTTAGGAGTGGCAACTATTCCAGAGGGGATACAATTACGGGAAGCGGGAATCGAAGCCCCGATTCTGATTTTAGGCGCGGTTAATACTCCTGAACAAATCCAGGCGATCGCCCATTGGGGGTTACAACCGACTCTCTGTAGTGCCAAACAAGCCTTAATTGTCTCGGAAACCCTGAGCGCACTGCAACAAACCCTCACGGTTCACCTAAAACTGGATACGGGAATGTCCCGTTTAGGGATTTCGTGGCAAGAAGGGGCTGAATTTTACCAACGGGTTTCCCATCTTCCCTATCTCCAGATTGGCAGCGTCTATTCCCACTTGGCAACGGCCGATAGTCCAGATCCCCAGATTATGAACCAACAGCATCAGCGCTTTGAAGCGGCGATCGCCGAAATTCAAGCCATGGGGTTACCGTTACCGAAACTCCATTTAGCCAATTCTGCGGCTACTTTATGCGATCGCACCTGTCATTATGACCTGGTGCGCGTCGGACTCGCTACCTATGGACTCTATCCCGCGCCCCATCTACAAGGAATTCTCAACCTCAAACCCGTCATGCAAGTTAAAGCGCGAGTGACTCAAATTAAAACAATTCCTGCGGGTACAGGAGTGAGTTATGGCTATCAATATATTGCGCCCCAGGATATGACGATTGCCGTCGTCGGTATTGGCTATGCCGATGGTGTTCCCCGCAACCTCTCCAATAAACTACAAGTCGGCATTCGAGGGCAACGCATTCCCCAAGTGGGAGCCATCACCATGGATCAATTAATGCTTGATGTGAGCAATGTTCAAGATCTGCAAGTCGGTGAAGTCGTCACCCTTTTAGGACAAGATGGAGGCCATCAGTTTACTGCCGATCATTGGGCCACAATTCTAGAAACGATTTCTTGGGAAATTTTATGTAGCTTTAAGCATCGTTTGCCTAGAGTCACCCGTTAG
- the accB gene encoding acetyl-CoA carboxylase biotin carboxyl carrier protein — translation MNLNFDELRELITTLGQTDIAELTLKSDTFELTVRKGETGTLQSVSQVAVSPPVVQTPVPPPTEQAPVVSPASEPSPPPLEQKLEEIKSPMVGTFYRAPAPDEPPFTEVGARIRVGDTVCIIEAMKLMNELEAEVSGEVVEILVENAQPVEFGQVLMRVKAS, via the coding sequence GTGAATTTGAACTTTGACGAACTGCGTGAATTAATTACTACTTTAGGTCAAACAGATATTGCTGAATTGACCTTAAAGAGTGATACCTTTGAGTTGACGGTTCGTAAGGGAGAAACGGGAACTCTACAGAGTGTATCTCAGGTTGCAGTCTCTCCCCCAGTCGTCCAAACTCCAGTTCCTCCCCCTACAGAACAGGCTCCAGTCGTTTCTCCAGCGAGTGAACCGTCTCCTCCTCCTCTAGAGCAAAAGTTAGAAGAGATTAAGTCGCCGATGGTGGGTACGTTCTATCGCGCTCCAGCTCCGGATGAGCCGCCATTTACAGAGGTGGGCGCTCGCATTCGGGTGGGGGATACGGTGTGTATTATTGAGGCGATGAAGTTGATGAATGAGCTGGAGGCGGAAGTTTCTGGAGAGGTGGTGGAAATTTTGGTGGAAAATGCCCAACCGGTTGAGTTTGGACAGGTGTTGATGCGAGTGAAAGCGAGTTAA
- the efp gene encoding elongation factor P gives MISSNDFRTGVTIELDGSVWRVVEFLHVKPGKGSAFVRTKLKNAQTGSVVERTFRAGETVPQANLEKRTKQFTYRDVDQFVFMDMETYEESRLNEDQIGDRVKYLKEGMDVNVVSWGEQVIEVELPNSVVLEVTETDPGVKGDTATGGTKPATVETGAQVMVPLFISIGEKIKIDTRDDSYLGREK, from the coding sequence ATGATTTCGAGCAATGATTTTAGAACGGGCGTGACCATTGAACTTGATGGCAGTGTGTGGCGGGTGGTCGAGTTCTTGCACGTTAAGCCAGGTAAGGGATCTGCCTTTGTACGCACTAAGCTGAAGAATGCTCAAACCGGAAGTGTGGTTGAGCGCACATTTCGCGCCGGTGAAACGGTTCCTCAAGCGAATCTGGAGAAGCGGACAAAGCAATTTACTTATCGAGATGTGGATCAGTTTGTGTTCATGGATATGGAGACCTATGAAGAGAGTCGCCTGAATGAAGATCAAATTGGCGATCGCGTTAAGTATCTCAAAGAAGGTATGGATGTTAATGTCGTCTCTTGGGGCGAGCAAGTTATAGAAGTCGAATTGCCGAATTCGGTGGTTTTAGAAGTGACTGAAACTGACCCAGGGGTGAAAGGAGATACAGCCACAGGAGGAACGAAACCGGCCACTGTGGAAACGGGCGCTCAGGTGATGGTTCCTTTATTTATCTCTATTGGTGAAAAAATTAAAATCGATACCCGCGACGATAGCTATTTAGGTAGAGAAAAATAA
- a CDS encoding CHAT domain-containing protein has translation MSHLIKTLSIDTNFSRFAPWLRRVTGYGLALAIASLSALPAVAQTLSDQILSMERGLEQEFETYFGEDLAEVTQPPEDIALTLARIGEETGTNPAVLWVIPKGDHLHLVLITSKGEPVVRDLYEVPDDVLRRVVTRFHLEIHSSPTLGSLRAAKQLHEWIIEPLEADYLQAEGIDTILFCLGNGVRSLPLSALYDGEQFLLENYSSTRIPAFNLIQAEYVDFQPGDILAMGASEFEELNPLPAVPTELETILQELRVERSPQHQWDGHSFLNQEFTRYKLEQEIASLQPNVVHLATHAVFRPGEPKESYIQFWDGKLGLNEMGGVNWGDSVLELLVLSACRTAIGDDRAELGFAGLALKSGVKSALGSLWNVNDSATLALMGEFYRQLGTAPTKAEALRQAQLKMLRGEIQIEGDRLLLSRGSVPLPPELTDEEIRDFSAPYYWAAFTMISSPW, from the coding sequence ATGTCACACTTGATTAAAACCCTTTCAATCGATACCAACTTTTCAAGGTTTGCGCCCTGGCTCAGGAGAGTTACCGGTTACGGGTTGGCGTTGGCTATTGCTAGTTTGAGCGCTCTACCGGCAGTAGCTCAAACCTTGAGCGATCAAATTCTCTCTATGGAACGGGGTTTAGAACAAGAATTTGAGACCTATTTTGGTGAAGATCTCGCTGAGGTCACCCAACCTCCTGAAGACATTGCTTTAACTTTGGCACGAATTGGAGAAGAAACGGGAACGAATCCTGCTGTTCTCTGGGTGATTCCTAAAGGCGATCATCTACACTTGGTATTAATTACCTCAAAAGGAGAACCGGTCGTCCGAGACTTGTATGAAGTTCCCGATGACGTTCTGCGTCGTGTAGTCACTCGGTTTCATCTAGAAATACACAGTTCACCGACTCTAGGAAGTTTGCGAGCAGCCAAGCAGCTTCATGAATGGATAATCGAACCGTTGGAGGCCGATTATTTGCAAGCTGAAGGGATTGATACCATCCTGTTTTGTTTGGGGAATGGAGTGCGAAGTCTACCGTTATCAGCCCTTTACGATGGCGAGCAGTTCCTGTTAGAGAACTATAGTTCTACTCGGATTCCAGCGTTCAATTTAATTCAGGCGGAGTATGTGGATTTTCAGCCTGGAGATATTCTGGCTATGGGGGCTTCTGAGTTTGAAGAACTCAATCCTCTCCCTGCTGTGCCGACGGAATTGGAAACGATTTTGCAGGAACTGCGGGTTGAGCGATCGCCCCAACACCAATGGGACGGACACTCTTTTCTCAATCAAGAGTTTACCCGTTATAAGTTAGAGCAAGAGATTGCCTCTTTACAACCGAATGTGGTGCATTTAGCCACCCATGCGGTATTCCGTCCGGGTGAACCCAAGGAGTCTTATATTCAATTTTGGGATGGCAAACTGGGGTTAAATGAGATGGGTGGGGTGAATTGGGGGGATTCGGTTTTAGAGTTACTGGTACTGAGTGCTTGCCGCACGGCGATCGGCGACGATCGCGCAGAATTGGGTTTTGCTGGGTTAGCTCTGAAATCAGGGGTAAAATCGGCTCTAGGAAGTTTGTGGAATGTCAATGATTCGGCCACGTTGGCTCTGATGGGTGAATTTTATCGGCAATTAGGAACGGCTCCGACGAAGGCAGAGGCTCTACGACAAGCCCAGTTAAAAATGCTGCGAGGGGAGATTCAAATTGAAGGCGATCGCCTGCTGCTCTCCCGTGGTTCTGTTCCTTTGCCACCAGAATTAACGGATGAGGAGATTCGGGATTTTTCTGCTCCCTATTATTGGGCTGCCTTTACGATGATTAGTAGTCCCTGGTAA